The proteins below are encoded in one region of Diceros bicornis minor isolate mBicDic1 chromosome 14, mDicBic1.mat.cur, whole genome shotgun sequence:
- the LOC131413404 gene encoding glutathione S-transferase A1-like — translation MAGKPKLHYFNMRGRMESIRWLLAAAGVEFEEKFIDTPDDLEKSKKDGCLMFQQVPMVEIDGMNLVQSRAILNYIAAKYNLYGKDIKERALIDMYIEGVADLNEMIMLLPGCPRDQKDAKITQIKEKTTNRYFPAFEKVLKSHGQDYLVGNTLSRADIQLVELLYSVEELDPSLLANFPLLKALKTRISNLPTVKKFLQPGSQRKPPLDEKAIEEARKVWKF, via the exons ATGGCAGGGAAGCCCAAGCTTCACTACTTCAACATGAGAGGCAGAATGGAGTCCATCCGGTGGCTCCTGGCTGCAGCTGGAGTAGAG TTTGAAGAGAAGTTTATAGACACTCCAGACGACTTGGAAAAATCAAAAAAGG ATGGTTGTCTGATGTTCCAACAAGTGCCAATGGTCGAAATTGATGGGATGAATCTGGTGCAGAGCAGAGCCATTCTCAACTACATTGCCGCCAAATACAACCTCTATGGGAAAGACATAAAGGAGAGAGCCCT GATTGATATGTACATAGAAGGTGTGGCAGATTTGAATGAAATGATCATGCTTTTGCCCGGATGCCCACGTGATCAAAAAGATGCCAAGATTACCCAgatcaaagagaaaacaacaaatcGTTATTTCCCCGCATTTGAGAAA GTGTTGAAGAGCCACGGACAAGACTACCTGGTTGGCAACACGCTGAGCAGGGCTGACATTCAGCTGGTTGAACTTCTCTACTCTGTCGAAGAGCTTGACCCCAGCCTTCTGGCCAACTTCCCTCTGCTGAAG GCCCTGAAAACCAGGATCAGCAACCTCCCCACTGTGAAGAAGTTTCTGCAGCCTGGCAGCCAGAGGAAGCCTCCACTGGATGAGAAAGCTatagaagaagcaaggaaggttTGGAAGTTTTAA